From the Oceanobacillus kimchii X50 genome, the window ATCCGCTTGTGATTTTTTTATTGTTGCTAATAGTAAAGCCGATTGATTCGGAGTAGCTACTGCAAGATGATCATCGTAAAGATCAACGTACAATTGACCTTGGTGGTCTACTTGTCCTAGGAATACATTTTCGAGTGTTATATTTTGTTTTTCTAATTCTGTATGAAGCCATTCTGGATTTAAAGCAGCATTTGCCAATGGTTCTAGCATGATATTGCCATCCATAATTACTGTTTGCGGTTCTTTATCAGGTGCTACGGTTATCCCTAAATCTTTAGCAGTTAAAGGTCGGTTTTCTTTTTTAGGAAGAATATTGAATGTACCAGAAGGCTCAAGTACAGCAAATTCTACATCGGATGCTAAAAAAACATTATTATCCCTTAGTTTTTCCATCAATTCATCGGTCGAGTATCCTTCTTTTTTTAAATTATCCTCCATAATCTTTCCATCTTGTATAAAAACAGTACTTTTTCCCTCTGTAAAATCTCTAACTCGTTTACTTTTTAACGAGAACTTTTCTATTCCAAAAGGTACAATAAACCAGATAAACATAGCAAGCAGTGCATAGTAAAAGTTAGTACTTGGATCCATTGTATGGACAGCGGCTATTCCTCCTAGCACAATACCTGTAATGGTCTCAAAAACATTTAATTGTGATATTTGTTTTGTGCCAAGCCATTTAACTAAAAGAAAAAGAATAATAATCAAAGTGAAGGAGCGAAATATTACAATTGTCCATTCTGGCATATGACATCCTCCTAAGATTTATACTGTGGTTCCTCTTTTGTCAATTTTATTACTTGATTGTTCATATCATTTTTTACTTCATATAGAAGTATATTTGCTTGTTCAATAGCGGTTTGCAGTTCATTATTTCGAGTAGTCTCATGTAGAGACTCTAGGGCACTTTCAATACTCTTTATAGAAGCGTAACAGCTTTTTACTTGTGATCCTACAGTCATAAATGACATCCCCTATCCTTTTGGTTTAAATATTAATGCTCCAATTACTCCAAAAATGATTGCCGCTGAAATACCAGCACTAGTAACCTCAAACATTCCTGTTACTACTCCAATCAGTCCGTGCTTCTCGGCCTCTTGCATTGCTCCATGTACAAGGGAGTTACCGAAACTAGTGATAGGAACAGTTGCTCCAGCACCCGCAAAATCAATTAAGGGCTCATATAATCCGATTCCATCGAGAATTGCACCGCTAATGACTAAAATAGTTAGCGTGTGTGCAGGAGAAAGTTTAAATACATCAAACATTAGTTGGCCGATCACACAGATGAGGCCACCAACAACAAAAGCCCAGAAAAAAATCATTCGTTATCACTCCCTGATTCAATAGATACTGCATGGGCAATACATGGAATAGGATCTTTTTGATTCACCGATAATGGAGAATGAAGCGAGCCAGTTGCTACTATTAAAATACGTTTTAGTTTACCTTCTGCCATTTGCTTTAGAAAGTGTCCGTAAGTCACGATAGCTGAACAAGCTGGACCACTTGCACCAGCTAACACTGGCTGACCTTCTCGATAAATGGTTAAGCCACAATCTACATATTGATCCGGATTAATATCGATATTTCGTTCATGCATATAATCTAACGAAACTTCTCTACCAATATGACCAAGATCTCCAGTAATAATTAAATCATAATAAGAAGGATCAATCTTCTTGTCTTGTAGATGTGCCTCAATTGTATCAGCTGCAGCTGCTGCCATTGCTCCACCCATATTGAATGGGTCGGTCATTCCCATATCCACAATTTTTCCAATCGTAGCAGATGTTACATAGGGCCCATTTCCTTGTTTTGCTACTAATGCACAACCAGCGCCTGTTACTGTCCACTGAGCAGTAGGTGGTTTTTGTCCGCCATATTCTGTTGGATAACGAAATTGTTTTTCTGCTGCAGCATTATGACTCGATGCCCCGGTTAAAATATAATCTGCACCACCTGAATTAATGATTGTTGCTGCAAGAGCTAAACTTTCCATAGAAGTTGCACAAGCACTAAACACTCCTAAGTATGGTGAACCTACTGTTTTAGCAGCAAAGCTGGTTGGGGTGATTTGATTTATTAGATCACCACCGAGAAAAAAACCGACATTTTCTTTCTCGATAGGGGATTTCTTAATTGCTATTTGACATGCTTCTTCTAGCATTTTTTGTTGTGCTTTTTCGAAGGAATCTTGATTGATCCACATATCTTCGTGTAAGGTGTCAAAGGCTTCTGGAATTTTTCCGTTTGCTTCGAAAGGTCCCCCAACTGTTCCGGTTGTTATAATTGATGGTCTATTGATGAACTGCCACGTACGATGTCCGATTAACATTACAATCCACCCCATTGAATAAGAATAGTTTTAATTAACGCAACGACAAATGCTGAAAATACCCCATAGACAATTACTGGTCCTGCTAGCTTTAACATATTGCCTCCGACACCTAAAATAAATCCTTCAGTGCGATGTTCAATCGCAGCTGAAATAACCGCATTACCAAATCCAGTAACAGGCACCGCAGATCCAGCTCCAGCAAATTGACCAATTCGATCGTAAACACCGAATCCTGTTAATAACATAGTTATAAAAATTAATGTGGCAGTCGTAGGGTTACCTACAGTTTGTTCGGTAAAATGAAATTGATATAAATAAAAGGTCGAGATACATTGCCCTATAAGACAAATCAAACCGCCAATTAGAAATGCTTTAATACAATTTATTAGAATCGGTCGTTTTGCTTCTCTTTTTTGTTGGAAATCCTGATATTTTTGTTGCTCAGGAGGGAGGTTCTTTTTTTTATTATTTGCCATTTTGTCCCACTCTTTCTTTATGTTTGTTCTTTAGCTAAGTGAATAATTCTATCTATTTCCTGATTAATCTTGTGATTAGTTATCGTATTTTCTTTAATTTTCTTTTCAATTTTTCGAGTTTCAATTAATATTTTCTTATCTGTTGAGACTTCAACATGTTCACCTTTAAATTCTTGTTTCAACATCTTTTGATATTGTTTACGTTTCTTAGCAAGCGTAAAACGTTCATGATGCTCAATATTAACGGTGACAAGCAATGTGTGTTTCGTATTGACTGCATGTACTTCCGTAACTTCTTCATATTGTGAAAGTAATTTTTTTGCTTTATTAGAAGGTTGTTGACTAGTGATGTTGGAATTGGTATTTATTTGTTCAATAGATGGATTATTATTGAGATCTTGTGTATTCTGACCTGTTTCCTGATTACATGCTGATAGAATAAATAAACACATAATAGCTATCCTAAGAATCATTTTCCTCATATCAAATACCTCGCTTTTTGTATGTAAAAGAGAGAGGGACAAAAAGTGCTTAATCAAAAGACATCCAATCAAAGAATAAATAAACAATGAAACGTACCAGGTTTAGAAAACCTTC encodes:
- a CDS encoding DUF421 domain-containing protein is translated as MPEWTIVIFRSFTLIIILFLLVKWLGTKQISQLNVFETITGIVLGGIAAVHTMDPSTNFYYALLAMFIWFIVPFGIEKFSLKSKRVRDFTEGKSTVFIQDGKIMEDNLKKEGYSTDELMEKLRDNNVFLASDVEFAVLEPSGTFNILPKKENRPLTAKDLGITVAPDKEPQTVIMDGNIMLEPLANAALNPEWLHTELEKQNITLENVFLGQVDHQGQLYVDLYDDHLAVATPNQSALLLATIKKSQADLELFALATDNPTSKSIYQACSEKMNKVQNILEPHLN
- a CDS encoding DUF1657 domain-containing protein, which encodes MTVGSQVKSCYASIKSIESALESLHETTRNNELQTAIEQANILLYEVKNDMNNQVIKLTKEEPQYKS
- the spoVAE gene encoding stage V sporulation protein AE → MIFFWAFVVGGLICVIGQLMFDVFKLSPAHTLTILVISGAILDGIGLYEPLIDFAGAGATVPITSFGNSLVHGAMQEAEKHGLIGVVTGMFEVTSAGISAAIIFGVIGALIFKPKG
- the spoVAD gene encoding stage V sporulation protein AD, producing MLIGHRTWQFINRPSIITTGTVGGPFEANGKIPEAFDTLHEDMWINQDSFEKAQQKMLEEACQIAIKKSPIEKENVGFFLGGDLINQITPTSFAAKTVGSPYLGVFSACATSMESLALAATIINSGGADYILTGASSHNAAAEKQFRYPTEYGGQKPPTAQWTVTGAGCALVAKQGNGPYVTSATIGKIVDMGMTDPFNMGGAMAAAAADTIEAHLQDKKIDPSYYDLIITGDLGHIGREVSLDYMHERNIDINPDQYVDCGLTIYREGQPVLAGASGPACSAIVTYGHFLKQMAEGKLKRILIVATGSLHSPLSVNQKDPIPCIAHAVSIESGSDNE
- the spoVAC gene encoding stage V sporulation protein AC, with amino-acid sequence MANNKKKNLPPEQQKYQDFQQKREAKRPILINCIKAFLIGGLICLIGQCISTFYLYQFHFTEQTVGNPTTATLIFITMLLTGFGVYDRIGQFAGAGSAVPVTGFGNAVISAAIEHRTEGFILGVGGNMLKLAGPVIVYGVFSAFVVALIKTILIQWGGL
- a CDS encoding YhcN/YlaJ family sporulation lipoprotein yields the protein MRKMILRIAIMCLFILSACNQETGQNTQDLNNNPSIEQINTNSNITSQQPSNKAKKLLSQYEEVTEVHAVNTKHTLLVTVNIEHHERFTLAKKRKQYQKMLKQEFKGEHVEVSTDKKILIETRKIEKKIKENTITNHKINQEIDRIIHLAKEQT